The genomic DNA GGGATTGTCGGCGTATGAATTAAACTTTTTCAAAATATTCAATAGTTCTTTTTGAGCACCCTGATGTCTAATTTCCCCTTTTGTGATTTCGATTAGCCATTTTTGTAATGAAGGAGAGGCAACGGCCAATCTTTTTAACGGTTGTAATGCTATTCGGATTTTTGCCTGACTCTTGAGTCCGTAAGGGATTTGACCAGGAAGAAAATATTGAGGTAACACACCCATTTTGATGGCCGAATGTGATGACAAACCACGTGCCAATAGTAGAATATTGGCACCCCAGTAAGGCCCAGAAATAATTATCGATTCGGCCCCTAAGAGTTTTCGTAGGTCTCTATGAAACTTGATTAGATTGGGTAAACGTCGATTCCCCATAGTATCAGAACCGCTAAAATCTTTCAAATCGCAATCAACAACCCACACACCTTTTGCGTTAGATAGCCGATAACATTTATTGATATGATTTAATATTCGCGTGCGCTGTACACTATACCTGGTTTGGTTCTCATGCTCCAAAATTACCGGGAGAATAAAGTGAGAGTTTGTTTCATTATTTAGAATCCATTCACCGGTCGAAGTTGCTAACAGAGCATTAATTCTGAGCACTGAATGCTTAAATGCAATTGGTAATTGAGGGACAGATGTCCAAGATGCTTGTATCTTATTTGTCTCATTCAATACGCTAACAACAAATTCATTGATAATGTCCCTTTTGGGTCTTTTTTGAAAATCTATTTCTGCAATGTTCTCGACATGCGTAAATCCGCGCAGATATTTTAAATATCCACTATCACTTGGCATACCTTTTACAAGACAATCTATTCCTGCATCTATCCATATGTTGGTACCAGATGGTAGTTTGGGGATGAAATTTGACGCTTTGTTTAATCCGACTTTGGCTATTGAAATTTTAGGAAAATGCGAATTTACAAAGGCGCAATCTTTATGCGATAATACGAATGGAATTATTTCTTTCATAAATATCCTTCATTGCAATTGACTTTTTCCTTTAGACAATTGCATGCATGCTCTAATTCGGGGAACAAAGCCATTTCATCAATTCCAATTCTATTTAATTCAGAGTGCAATGTTTTCTTATGCTTATTTATTATTGGTATACCCAATAAAGAGTTTGCCTGATATTTATCCAAGGCAAATTTCACATTGCCATGTAATGTAAAAACTCCCCTTTGCATCATTAGTCTTTCAGAGTTCCATACTGGATTAACTGCAATAGTTGGTAATCTACCTTTTTTGGGGCTTCTCATTACCTGGCCACCCAACTCCAGATATTTATCTAAAAGTTTATTTGGGATATTAGCATTTAAGGTATTTCTAACCTTAATGGCAGTAGTTTTACTCAGGTCGGTAGGATTAAGCATGAATACCATTCCATGTGTTTCTTTTCCATCTTCGTCTTTATTGGGAAGCGTAGCGAAATATAGGGCAAAAATAGAACTTTCTGTCCAATCAAGCAAGCGAGTTGGGATACCATAATGTTGCGCAGTCTGAAGCCACTTTAGCGTTTCATTTTCGCGAGGAGGTCGGTCGATTTTTATTTCTGCGATTCTTCGAAAATCTTGTAGCAAATTTAACGCATCTTCCCGTTGTTTTACTTTGGATTTTCTCAATGCGGATGGTATTAAGGGCCATTTTACATTGCTATGCCCCCTAAACCAAAACACCGTATTTTCTCGTAAAGAATAACTTATTGTTGCCAAATAATCCGATAAGTTGCTTATAACATTATCTATATAAAAATTGCATTCGACCGAGCATAAGAGGCTAATTAATTTATTCGCAATTTTATCTTTATTCATTATTTTCCCGCTCGATTTTTATCTCTGAATGATGCTGTGTGAGCGCAGTAGGAATATATATAAAATAATCAATAGCAAATATTGACTTCTTTGTCTAAATACGACATACTAAAGAAAAGGAATCTTGGGAAGTGATTTTTAAATCCTACAATATTTCGATTTCACAATCTGGTATCTTGAAACTACCATCCGAATTTCAAAGGGAGTTGAGATCAGCGGGTACCTATATTATCAATGAGTCTATCTCTTTATCTCAATGTCTCGATTTGCATCCAATCGATGTTTGGAGAAAACTTGTAGAAGAAAATAAATATATAAGAAGATCTAGGTCTATCTCTTTATCTCAATGTCCCGATATATATCCAATCGATGTTTGGAGTAAACTTGTAGAAGAAAATAAATATATAAGAAGATCTAGGTTTATTGCGCGAAAATTACATCAATTCACAAGTCCAATTTACCCCAATTCCCCAAGAATAGATATAAAATCATTGCACACAAATGTATTAGGTTCGGATGTGAGTAATGCTAAAATGCTATGCTTTGGTCAATCAGCCAAAATAATCGATAGTAAGTTGCTTAACCTAATTTTAACAAATCGAGATTTTTATGAGTTACAACCTTTTTTGAAAAATTGTGCCAAAATTAATGCCTCAAAAGAAAGAACTATTGAATCTTTGGAGAGGTTCTTTACCGATAATAAACAAAAACGAGAGCTATTTAATAATCCCAGGAAATTTGAGATTGTTGTTGCTGAGGTACTTGATAGGTCTGGGGTGGGGATCATAGAGGTCACACAACCTTCTAAAGATTATGGGATTGATGTAATAATCTATCTACCAGATGGTGAATTATACTATGTACAATGTAAAGCTGGAAGAAAGCCTGCGAATGTTAGAGACGTTAGAGAAGTAATTGGCGTTGTTGCAAGAGATAACAGAAAAGCCGGAGTACTTGTGGCTTTGTCGGGGTTCACTTCTTCTGCCAAAACTGAAACCTCAATTTCGAATTTATCAATCGAACTGGTAAATGCGCCCCAATTAGCAACATGGGCAAAAGCCGTAATGTTGAAGAATCATTCCATCATGTTAAAGAAAATTATGGGATAACCCCTGAAAAACTTTCAAAATCAATCATTATTTACTTGACATTATTTAAATAATTGACGATAGTATATTAGTGCATCAACAAAACCGTTCTTTCTAATAACTAAAATATTGCCCGGGTGGTGGCTGCAACTTTATCCCTTAACGGTTATTGTTGGTGCACTAGTCGCCTCCGGGCGTTTAAAGTAAGGAGTTCCTTATGTGCACTAAGGTTACTTCTCAGACGGTTCCCCGGGGATTATCTCCCGGGGAATCCCCTCCCCTAATTATCGCAGGTTATATCCGAGTTTCAACCGAGAATCAGGTTGATGGCTATGGCCTCGAATCCCAGGAGAGCGCGATTCAAAAATTCGCTCGTAAAAACAAGCTGGGCGCGATCCGCATTTACACCGAAAGGGGCGTATCCGGCGATCTCGAAGACCGCCCCGCCCTCGGCCAGCTAATGGTCGATGTTAAGGAGGGCCGAGTCGGCAAAGTGATTGTCGTCAGGCTTGACCGCCTGGCGCGTGACCTGATGCTTCAGGAAAACATCCTGGCTGATCTTAAACAGCATAACGCCGAGCTTATTTCCATCGATGAGCCGGACTTGTGCAGTTCCGATCCGACTCGTGTTTTATTCCGTCAAATCAAAGGCGCAATCAGCGAATACGAAAAGAAGATGATCAAAGTGCGCCTGAAAGCTGGGCGAATGTCAAAAGCCAGCGATGGCGGATTTGTCGGCGGACGCAGGCCGTTAGGTTATAAGCGCGTTGATAAGTACAACGGCAAGAAGCGACCCGATCTGATTATCGATCCCGAATCAATCGAAACGGTGCGCCTGATATTTTCACTCAAGCGTAAACACTGGAGTCAATCCAAGATTGCCCGCCATCTAAAAGACAACGGATTCAAGACGGCACGCGGCGGAAACTGGTACCAAAGCACCGTGCGAGCCATCTTGACAAATCCTATTTATAAGGGCAAGATGAATTATAACGGATTGGGCTTTAAGCGATTAGACCTTGCGATTAGTTGATGGCTAACATAATCCTTCACGATAGTGTTAGCTCACGATTATGAATAATACTTCTAATGCAAGAACGTCGCGCTATGGGCTTGTACGGAGCTTATAGAGGCATATTTACTGCCCATCTGTGCACCTGAAGGGTCGGCTCCAGTTACTGAAGGGCAAGGTGTAATCTCAAAGAATAAATAGAGGCTTTCTATCTCTCGCGAAAAAATCAGAATTGTATCTGAAAACACACAATAAAATATCTGGCCAGGAGAGTGCGACCACTGAGGATTACTACAAGATGTTCTTGGAAGATTCTGAGTCCGAGGCGTCAGATTAAAATCTTGTTCTTTTGCTAAATTTGCCGTGAATAATTTTCACATACAAATTAATCACATCTTTATTCGTATCATCGATATATTGTGTGTTTCCAAACTCGAACAAACCATACAATAAATTTACAGGATTAATTTTATATATTTT from Candidatus Zixiibacteriota bacterium includes the following:
- a CDS encoding restriction endonuclease is translated as MIFKSYNISISQSGILKLPSEFQRELRSAGTYIINESISLSQCLDLHPIDVWRKLVEENKYIRRSRSISLSQCPDIYPIDVWSKLVEENKYIRRSRFIARKLHQFTSPIYPNSPRIDIKSLHTNVLGSDVSNAKMLCFGQSAKIIDSKLLNLILTNRDFYELQPFLKNCAKINASKERTIESLERFFTDNKQKRELFNNPRKFEIVVAEVLDRSGVGIIEVTQPSKDYGIDVIIYLPDGELYYVQCKAGRKPANVRDVREVIGVVARDNRKAGVLVALSGFTSSAKTETSISNLSIELVNAPQLATWAKAVMLKNHSIMLKKIMG
- a CDS encoding recombinase family protein, which gives rise to MCTKVTSQTVPRGLSPGESPPLIIAGYIRVSTENQVDGYGLESQESAIQKFARKNKLGAIRIYTERGVSGDLEDRPALGQLMVDVKEGRVGKVIVVRLDRLARDLMLQENILADLKQHNAELISIDEPDLCSSDPTRVLFRQIKGAISEYEKKMIKVRLKAGRMSKASDGGFVGGRRPLGYKRVDKYNGKKRPDLIIDPESIETVRLIFSLKRKHWSQSKIARHLKDNGFKTARGGNWYQSTVRAILTNPIYKGKMNYNGLGFKRLDLAIS
- a CDS encoding FRG domain-containing protein is translated as MNKDKIANKLISLLCSVECNFYIDNVISNLSDYLATISYSLRENTVFWFRGHSNVKWPLIPSALRKSKVKQREDALNLLQDFRRIAEIKIDRPPRENETLKWLQTAQHYGIPTRLLDWTESSIFALYFATLPNKDEDGKETHGMVFMLNPTDLSKTTAIKVRNTLNANIPNKLLDKYLELGGQVMRSPKKGRLPTIAVNPVWNSERLMMQRGVFTLHGNVKFALDKYQANSLLGIPIINKHKKTLHSELNRIGIDEMALFPELEHACNCLKEKVNCNEGYL